The proteins below come from a single Treponema phagedenis genomic window:
- a CDS encoding phosphoribosylaminoimidazolesuccinocarboxamide synthase, whose translation MQLVYTGKTKNVFSLENGNYLLQFKDDVTGTDGVFDPGANQVALTIEGIGKEDLRVSTFFFQQINNAGFPTHFISSNIEAAQMEVIPAEAYGKGLEMICRFKAVGSFIRRYGLYAKEGQALDAYVECTLKDDERGDPLITSDALEQLGIITKKEYERMAEATKKISVLIKNILAEKGLSLYDIKLEFGKAKSTGEFLLIDEVSGGNMRVYKDGVYVEPKKLSQYILAE comes from the coding sequence ATGCAATTAGTGTACACAGGCAAAACTAAAAATGTTTTTTCATTGGAAAACGGAAACTATCTTTTACAATTCAAAGATGACGTAACCGGCACTGACGGAGTTTTTGACCCGGGTGCAAATCAAGTAGCATTGACGATCGAAGGTATCGGTAAAGAAGACTTACGCGTCAGTACTTTTTTCTTTCAACAAATTAACAACGCAGGATTCCCCACACATTTTATTTCTTCAAATATAGAAGCTGCGCAGATGGAAGTTATTCCGGCTGAAGCATACGGTAAAGGTTTGGAAATGATTTGCCGCTTTAAGGCGGTCGGCAGTTTTATTCGCCGTTACGGATTATACGCAAAGGAGGGACAAGCCCTTGATGCGTATGTGGAATGCACGTTAAAAGATGACGAGCGCGGCGACCCGCTTATCACCTCCGATGCGCTTGAGCAATTAGGCATTATCACAAAAAAAGAATATGAGCGCATGGCGGAGGCAACAAAAAAAATCTCTGTTCTGATTAAAAATATTTTAGCGGAAAAAGGTTTGAGCTTATATGATATTAAGCTTGAGTTTGGAAAAGCAAAAAGCACCGGTGAGTTTTTACTCATCGATGAAGTGTCCGGCGGAAATATGCGCGTCTATAAAGACGGCGTTTATGTGGAGCCAAAAAAACTTTCGCAGTATATTTTAGCCGAGTGA
- a CDS encoding phosphoribosylformylglycinamidine synthase, whose protein sequence is MKEFILVTEIIDEFDEESKNLYREIKNFLQCNGVQKVKVFQHYHIQVEDEKNFAAIKTLFNQNDTILYEDLRALKNYETAFRVQFHEGQYNQREDMLNQLAEFSLGIACTIRHTKIVSLSGLSDSEIIKLKSYYINSVEMKEIPLDAGFAVLSDSTLEELEPVKGFISFDKNDLQKLLPLFSMDMDDLLLCQDYFKKENRNPNMSELKMIDTYWSDHCRHTTFLTELSSIQIHEGTYKKLFESCLQQYLADKKKVSAHKSVCLMDIATINMKKKRAEGTLDEVEVSDEVNAASVFIDITVNNKPEKWILYFKNETHNHPTEIEPYGGASTCIGGGIRDPLSGRSIVYQAMRISGAADPRTPYEQTRKNKLSQRKICLTALQGNSDYSNQIGMTAGYAREVYHPGYEAKRLELGALVAAAPRENVVRENPVEGDLVLLLGGKTGRDGIGAAVGSSKEQTAQSLQKAGAEVQKGNPLIERKIIRLFRRSDASKLIKKCNDFGAGGVAVAVGELADGLDIYLDKVPVKYGGMHGGEIALSESQERMAVVIAQKDLETFLSLAAEEDVPATLIAKVRSHNSIKMYYHDALIIDLKRELLNSNGAKKTTAAVITQPEACNYFSCNKNTLPVKAAILQCLSDISSCSQQAMAEQFDSTLGRGTVLMPFGGIHQRTPQLGMAAKLPVPQGKTDTCSLMACGYDPELSSQSPFHGGYYAVLDSIARIVAMGGEYQKIHFSFQEYFERLGSSEQWGKPLAALLGAYKAMRDFDLASIGGKDSMSGSFEDLSVPPGLFSFAVALGSVSTVVSRELKAHDSVVVLLPVYFTDDKIADVEKLKENFSLVQQLAQNGKIRSSSVLTSSGLIHAVLEMSFGNEIGFEVLTECEKLFDFSYGSILLELAESEYEQLLANRDYQLVAKTLQEPIVKIANETISLSECILAYTKTLSSVYTPSEEIPSQKITAVQNKVIAQTKTLSKNKKVLIPIVPGSFGEYDLQDAFMLEGARVSSFVFKTNSADEYAQSVKDFASLLQDTDILALPNGAIMADVPDAQGKLYALILSEPLISAAIEKLLERNGFIFGVGAGFAGLIQSGLIEYGKVTGKSSISLQRNNNDKYICRIRKIQFVNNNSPWLANTETKEFSTVFSTRFGKLAFKNGMDKFVQSGQICTQFTTLFGEDENGIESMCSPCGKIFGCIGSPERLTEDIAKNVPRAMDVPYIKNICKA, encoded by the coding sequence ATGAAAGAGTTTATACTCGTAACAGAAATTATTGATGAGTTTGATGAAGAATCTAAAAATCTTTATAGAGAGATAAAAAATTTTTTGCAATGCAACGGTGTGCAAAAAGTAAAAGTCTTTCAGCATTATCACATCCAAGTTGAGGATGAGAAAAACTTTGCTGCAATTAAAACACTGTTTAATCAAAACGATACAATTCTTTATGAGGATTTACGTGCACTGAAAAATTACGAAACAGCTTTTCGCGTACAATTTCATGAAGGGCAGTACAACCAGCGGGAAGACATGCTGAATCAACTTGCGGAATTTTCTCTCGGTATTGCGTGTACAATACGCCATACAAAAATTGTAAGCTTGTCCGGCTTATCGGATTCTGAAATTATAAAACTAAAAAGCTATTACATTAACTCGGTTGAAATGAAAGAAATTCCGCTTGATGCCGGTTTTGCGGTTTTATCCGATTCAACTTTAGAAGAGCTTGAGCCGGTGAAAGGTTTTATCTCTTTTGATAAAAATGATTTACAAAAACTTTTGCCGCTGTTTTCAATGGATATGGATGATTTACTGTTATGCCAAGATTATTTTAAAAAAGAAAACAGAAATCCGAATATGAGCGAATTAAAAATGATTGATACCTATTGGTCAGACCATTGCAGGCATACAACTTTTTTAACCGAGCTTTCTTCAATACAAATACACGAAGGCACATACAAAAAACTTTTTGAATCTTGTTTGCAGCAATACCTTGCAGATAAAAAAAAGGTAAGCGCGCATAAATCTGTTTGTTTGATGGATATTGCAACCATCAATATGAAAAAGAAACGTGCGGAAGGCACGCTTGACGAAGTGGAAGTTTCCGATGAGGTAAACGCCGCAAGTGTTTTTATCGACATAACGGTAAATAATAAACCGGAAAAATGGATTTTATATTTTAAAAACGAAACGCATAATCATCCGACGGAAATCGAACCGTATGGCGGCGCATCTACGTGTATAGGCGGCGGTATTCGGGATCCGCTTTCAGGCAGAAGTATTGTGTATCAGGCGATGCGCATCAGCGGTGCCGCAGATCCGCGCACCCCCTATGAACAAACAAGAAAAAATAAACTTTCTCAGCGGAAGATTTGTTTGACAGCCTTGCAGGGCAATAGCGATTACAGCAATCAAATCGGCATGACCGCGGGCTATGCGCGGGAAGTGTATCACCCCGGCTACGAAGCAAAGCGCCTTGAGCTGGGCGCCCTTGTTGCGGCGGCTCCGCGGGAAAATGTTGTGCGCGAGAATCCGGTAGAAGGAGATCTGGTTTTACTGCTCGGTGGTAAAACAGGCCGCGACGGAATTGGTGCAGCGGTAGGTTCATCAAAAGAGCAGACTGCGCAGAGTTTGCAAAAAGCAGGCGCCGAAGTGCAAAAAGGAAATCCGCTTATCGAACGGAAAATAATCAGACTCTTCCGCCGCTCCGATGCAAGTAAGCTTATTAAAAAATGCAATGACTTCGGTGCTGGCGGCGTTGCGGTTGCGGTAGGCGAACTTGCCGACGGTTTAGATATTTACCTTGACAAAGTGCCGGTAAAGTACGGCGGTATGCATGGTGGAGAAATTGCACTTTCAGAATCGCAGGAGCGAATGGCAGTAGTGATTGCACAAAAAGATTTGGAAACATTTCTTAGCCTTGCTGCGGAAGAAGATGTTCCCGCAACGCTTATCGCAAAGGTGCGTTCACATAACAGTATAAAAATGTATTATCATGATGCATTGATTATTGATTTAAAAAGAGAGTTGTTAAATTCAAACGGCGCAAAAAAAACTACCGCCGCAGTTATTACGCAACCTGAAGCATGCAATTATTTTTCTTGCAATAAAAACACTCTGCCGGTTAAAGCCGCGATCCTGCAATGCCTTTCGGATATCTCATCCTGCTCGCAGCAGGCGATGGCGGAACAGTTTGATTCCACTCTTGGACGCGGCACCGTGTTAATGCCCTTCGGCGGTATACACCAAAGAACACCGCAGCTCGGTATGGCTGCAAAACTTCCCGTGCCGCAAGGAAAAACGGATACATGTTCATTGATGGCTTGCGGATACGATCCCGAGCTTTCATCACAGAGTCCTTTTCACGGCGGCTATTATGCGGTGCTTGATTCTATTGCGCGTATTGTTGCGATGGGCGGTGAATATCAAAAAATACATTTTAGTTTTCAGGAATACTTTGAGCGGCTCGGCTCATCTGAACAATGGGGAAAACCTTTAGCGGCTTTGTTAGGGGCGTATAAGGCAATGCGGGACTTTGATCTTGCAAGCATCGGCGGAAAGGACAGCATGAGCGGAAGCTTTGAAGACCTCTCCGTTCCGCCGGGGCTCTTTAGTTTTGCGGTTGCACTCGGATCGGTGTCGACTGTTGTTTCACGCGAATTAAAAGCGCATGATTCAGTTGTTGTCTTGCTGCCCGTATATTTTACCGATGACAAAATAGCCGATGTTGAAAAGTTAAAAGAAAACTTTAGTCTTGTGCAACAGCTTGCGCAAAACGGAAAGATCCGTTCGTCTTCCGTGCTGACAAGCTCCGGACTCATTCATGCAGTACTTGAAATGAGTTTTGGAAATGAAATCGGCTTTGAAGTGCTGACCGAATGCGAAAAGCTTTTTGATTTTTCATACGGCTCAATTCTGCTTGAACTTGCGGAATCTGAATATGAACAACTGCTTGCAAACCGAGATTATCAGTTGGTTGCAAAAACTTTACAAGAACCGATTGTTAAAATTGCAAACGAGACAATCAGTTTATCGGAATGTATTTTAGCATATACTAAAACACTTTCTTCTGTGTATACACCGAGCGAAGAAATTCCTTCGCAAAAAATTACTGCGGTACAAAATAAGGTAATCGCACAGACAAAAACTTTGAGTAAAAATAAGAAAGTGCTTATTCCGATAGTGCCGGGCTCATTCGGTGAATATGATTTACAGGATGCGTTTATGTTGGAAGGTGCAAGGGTGAGTTCCTTTGTGTTTAAAACAAACTCGGCTGACGAGTATGCGCAAAGTGTTAAAGACTTTGCGTCATTATTGCAGGATACGGATATTCTTGCCTTGCCGAACGGCGCCATTATGGCGGATGTTCCCGATGCGCAAGGTAAATTGTACGCGCTCATTTTATCCGAACCGCTTATCTCGGCAGCTATCGAAAAACTTTTAGAGCGAAACGGTTTTATCTTCGGAGTAGGCGCGGGGTTTGCCGGTTTGATACAAAGCGGGTTAATTGAATACGGAAAGGTAACAGGAAAATCTTCAATCTCTTTGCAAAGAAATAATAACGATAAATACATTTGCAGAATAAGAAAGATTCAATTTGTCAATAATAATTCTCCTTGGCTTGCAAATACAGAGACTAAAGAATTCTCTACCGTGTTTTCAACCCGATTCGGAAAGCTTGCATTCAAAAACGGTATGGACAAGTTTGTACAAAGCGGGCAGATATGCACGCAGTTCACCACTTTGTTCGGCGAAGATGAAAACGGCATAGAATCAATGTGCAGTCCTTGCGGAAAAATTTTCGGTTGCATCGGTTCGCCGGAGCGGCTGACAGAGGATATCGCGAAGAATGTGCCGCGTGCAATGGATGTACCTTACATAAAAAATATTTGTAAGGCATGA
- the purE gene encoding 5-(carboxyamino)imidazole ribonucleotide mutase → MKATIIMGSISDKEIAKKSAQALHRFGIEYETRVLSAHRSIDELIPYVQSFEANGIDVVIAIAGKAAHLAGVIAGLTILPVIAVPVKTSVMGGMDSLLSIVQMPSGVPVATVAIDGGENAGILAAQIFSLKDSAIKKRLHEYKQELKQAVLAMQQELDSNENKL, encoded by the coding sequence ATGAAAGCGACGATAATTATGGGAAGTATTTCGGATAAGGAGATTGCGAAGAAATCCGCGCAGGCATTGCACCGATTTGGAATTGAGTATGAAACAAGGGTGCTGTCAGCGCATCGCTCAATCGATGAACTTATTCCGTATGTGCAGAGTTTTGAAGCGAACGGAATTGATGTGGTAATTGCCATTGCAGGAAAGGCGGCGCATCTTGCCGGAGTCATTGCTGGTCTAACTATTCTGCCGGTAATTGCCGTGCCGGTAAAAACAAGTGTGATGGGCGGAATGGATTCTTTGCTTTCGATTGTACAAATGCCTTCAGGCGTTCCCGTTGCGACTGTTGCCATTGACGGCGGAGAAAACGCCGGAATTTTGGCGGCGCAAATATTTTCGTTAAAAGACAGTGCGATAAAAAAACGCTTGCATGAATATAAACAAGAGCTAAAACAAGCAGTGCTTGCAATGCAGCAAGAATTAGATTCAAACGAGAATAAGTTATGA
- a CDS encoding amidophosphoribosyltransferase — MSGIFGIYSAGDSGDGDTHIAKSIYYALYALQHRGQKEAGIATLGKQGLWRHKGKGLVSEIFTQESIDRLVGSKGVGHVKYSFANEKKLPQVQPFTYNYPGKESALAVDGAFLHNDFVPQDLLLKLDGDESELLDYLQKLKGSYAIIHMTQKKVIAVRDPWGIKPLFVGEKNGITAFSSESCAMDSLGIKDRRMLAPGEVFIQKGNTQTAHFLPSGKENFCAFEKIYIARPDSIFGDTSIYNARFQMGAMLYDECKTEADIVIGAPDSGLTAALGYAQRSGIQYREGIMKNRYVGRTFIAQTQEERDRAVFIKLNPIQANLKNKRIILVDDSIVRGTTIKRTLDILRSAGALEIHVRIASPPVIKTCRIGIDIPDEADLISSTHSVEEVRKTISADSLYFLSLDGLRKACGGEHHCTACFDGQYPIR; from the coding sequence ATGAGCGGTATTTTCGGAATTTATTCTGCCGGCGATTCGGGAGATGGCGACACGCATATTGCAAAAAGTATTTACTATGCGCTGTATGCATTACAACATCGCGGACAGAAAGAGGCAGGCATTGCAACACTCGGCAAGCAAGGTTTGTGGAGACACAAGGGAAAGGGTCTTGTAAGCGAAATTTTTACTCAGGAATCGATTGATCGGCTTGTCGGCTCAAAAGGCGTAGGGCATGTAAAGTATTCGTTTGCCAATGAAAAAAAACTTCCGCAAGTCCAACCGTTCACCTACAACTATCCCGGAAAAGAATCCGCCCTTGCGGTTGACGGTGCATTTCTGCATAATGATTTTGTTCCGCAAGACTTGTTACTCAAACTTGACGGCGATGAAAGCGAGCTTCTTGACTATTTGCAAAAGCTGAAAGGTTCTTATGCCATCATTCATATGACGCAGAAAAAAGTAATCGCCGTCAGAGATCCGTGGGGAATAAAGCCCTTGTTTGTCGGCGAGAAAAACGGCATTACTGCATTCAGTTCTGAAAGCTGTGCAATGGATTCGCTCGGTATAAAAGATCGCCGAATGCTTGCACCCGGCGAAGTGTTTATTCAAAAAGGAAATACACAGACCGCACACTTTTTGCCGTCGGGAAAAGAAAACTTCTGCGCCTTTGAAAAAATTTACATTGCAAGACCCGACAGTATTTTCGGAGATACTTCAATTTATAATGCACGATTTCAGATGGGCGCAATGCTTTACGATGAATGTAAAACGGAAGCCGACATTGTTATCGGTGCGCCCGATTCCGGATTAACCGCAGCATTGGGATACGCGCAGCGTTCCGGCATTCAATACCGCGAAGGCATTATGAAAAACCGCTATGTTGGCAGAACCTTCATCGCGCAAACACAGGAAGAAAGAGACCGCGCTGTTTTCATCAAACTTAACCCGATACAAGCAAATCTTAAAAACAAACGCATAATACTTGTCGATGATTCGATTGTGCGCGGCACTACTATAAAACGAACCCTCGATATTTTACGCTCTGCCGGTGCGCTGGAAATACACGTGCGCATTGCATCGCCGCCGGTAATTAAAACCTGCCGCATCGGAATCGACATTCCGGATGAAGCAGACCTCATCAGCAGTACTCACTCTGTTGAAGAAGTTCGCAAAACAATATCCGCCGACTCGCTCTACTTTCTTTCCCTTGATGGTTTGCGCAAAGCCTGCGGCGGCGAACACCACTGCACCGCCTGCTTTGACGGACAGTACCCGATACGGTGA
- the brnQ gene encoding branched-chain amino acid transport system II carrier protein: MEKKQHDDLLAIGFMLFSLFFGAGNLIFPPWLGKLAGVKTFEAMLGFTITAVILPVLGVIAVAKTEGITALSARVSKRFSIIYPVLILFAIGPGLAIPRAGSVPFEMAIAPYVPETFSLSVARLIYTAIFFGWSYWICTHPGVIIDHMGKILTPILILLIVALFAGSFFFPSHTYPQPQEIYAQKPAFVQGFLEGYLTMDALASLVFGLVIFNMIYKRSGGTDSAKKDMKRVFISTSKAALIAGSVLLLIYAMLAHLGAISEKVFVDAKNGAQILQLMTDHIFGFTGAFILAAIFTLACLTTCVGLIVSISDYFYERFPKVPYKVFVGIWTFISFVFANFGLDVILGYSVPILTVLYPASIVLIILPFLEPLVQSDKLVYRTTVGIAGVISLVMLLESLGIRGAFFTPFHKLPFYPTGLGWVLPTIIGFALTLPAAMLKRKKKLTRACN, from the coding sequence ATGGAAAAAAAACAGCATGATGATTTGTTGGCGATAGGTTTTATGCTTTTTTCGCTTTTTTTCGGAGCGGGAAATTTAATATTTCCGCCTTGGCTTGGAAAGCTTGCAGGCGTTAAAACCTTTGAAGCGATGCTCGGATTTACAATTACCGCTGTCATTTTACCGGTGCTCGGGGTTATAGCCGTTGCAAAGACTGAAGGCATAACCGCACTGAGTGCGCGGGTAAGCAAGCGCTTTTCAATTATATATCCGGTTCTTATTTTATTTGCAATTGGTCCGGGCTTGGCAATACCGCGTGCGGGAAGTGTTCCGTTTGAAATGGCGATAGCTCCTTATGTTCCGGAAACTTTTTCACTAAGCGTTGCGCGGCTTATTTATACCGCTATCTTTTTCGGTTGGTCATATTGGATATGTACGCATCCCGGTGTAATTATTGACCATATGGGAAAAATTCTTACCCCCATACTTATCTTATTGATTGTGGCGCTGTTTGCAGGCTCTTTTTTCTTTCCTTCGCATACTTATCCGCAGCCGCAAGAAATATATGCTCAAAAGCCGGCTTTTGTTCAGGGCTTTCTTGAAGGGTATTTAACGATGGATGCACTTGCATCGCTTGTATTCGGATTAGTTATTTTTAACATGATTTATAAACGCAGCGGAGGTACGGATTCTGCAAAAAAAGATATGAAAAGGGTTTTTATTTCCACCAGTAAGGCGGCACTTATTGCGGGAAGCGTCCTTTTACTCATATACGCCATGCTTGCGCATTTGGGAGCAATAAGCGAAAAAGTTTTTGTAGATGCAAAAAACGGCGCGCAGATTTTGCAGTTGATGACAGATCATATTTTCGGTTTTACCGGAGCATTTATTTTAGCGGCAATATTTACGCTTGCCTGTTTAACAACCTGTGTCGGTTTAATTGTGTCAATCAGCGATTATTTTTATGAGCGCTTTCCAAAAGTGCCGTACAAAGTTTTTGTCGGCATTTGGACTTTCATCAGCTTTGTATTTGCAAACTTCGGTTTAGATGTAATACTTGGATACAGTGTTCCGATTCTTACCGTGCTGTATCCTGCGTCAATCGTACTTATTATTCTTCCCTTTCTTGAACCACTGGTTCAATCTGATAAACTTGTTTATAGAACAACAGTCGGGATTGCCGGTGTTATCAGCTTGGTAATGCTGCTGGAAAGTCTCGGGATAAGAGGAGCTTTTTTTACGCCCTTTCACAAACTGCCTTTTTATCCGACCGGACTTGGTTGGGTACTTCCCACAATAATTGGCTTTGCCTTAACCCTCCCGGCAGCAATGCTAAAGAGAAAAAAGAAATTAACAAGAGCATGTAATTAA
- a CDS encoding aminotransferase class I/II-fold pyridoxal phosphate-dependent enzyme produces the protein MSNRSDRFSYKMQSIEPSGIRKFFDLIIGRDDIISLGVGEPDFATPWSIREEAWYHLEKGHTSYTSNSGLLELREAIAEYLTRYHMQYDPKTEILLTIGVSEALDAVLRAILNPGDEIIVAEPCYVSYQPLAVLCDAKLIRLDTAPDNFIPTAAAIEKLITPTTKALMLCSPNNPTGAMIPKEELEKIAEVVKKHQIWVISDEVYCELNYDKEHVSIGSMPSMKEYSIILNGFSKAFAMTGWRIGYVACPAELMSLVHKLHQYATICAPIMSQYAALEGLRNGFDEVERMRTSYRQRRNLMMHELTKIGLPYIKPEGAFYIFVDIRKTGLSSEEFATKLIYDYQVAVVPGNVFGAGAEGFIRCCYATDIQKIKEALRRIALMVEGKPLASA, from the coding sequence ATGAGTAATAGAAGCGATCGGTTTTCATATAAGATGCAATCAATTGAACCGTCAGGAATTAGAAAATTTTTTGATCTTATAATCGGAAGAGATGATATTATTTCCTTGGGCGTAGGAGAGCCTGATTTTGCAACTCCGTGGAGTATTCGTGAAGAAGCTTGGTATCATTTGGAAAAAGGGCATACATCGTATACGTCAAATAGCGGTTTGCTTGAGTTGCGGGAAGCTATTGCCGAATATCTTACGCGGTATCATATGCAGTATGATCCTAAAACAGAAATATTGTTAACAATCGGTGTGTCGGAAGCCCTTGATGCCGTACTTCGGGCGATTTTAAATCCTGGGGATGAAATTATTGTTGCCGAGCCTTGTTATGTTTCGTATCAGCCGCTGGCGGTTCTTTGCGATGCGAAGCTTATTCGTCTTGATACCGCTCCCGATAATTTTATTCCCACCGCAGCCGCAATAGAAAAATTAATTACGCCGACAACAAAGGCGCTTATGCTTTGCTCGCCGAATAATCCCACCGGCGCAATGATTCCAAAAGAGGAGTTGGAAAAAATTGCCGAAGTAGTAAAAAAGCATCAAATCTGGGTTATCTCGGATGAGGTGTATTGCGAATTGAATTATGACAAAGAACATGTGTCAATCGGTTCAATGCCGTCGATGAAAGAGTATTCAATTATCTTAAACGGTTTTTCCAAAGCTTTTGCGATGACAGGGTGGAGAATTGGGTATGTTGCCTGCCCCGCGGAACTGATGAGCTTAGTCCATAAATTGCATCAATATGCGACAATCTGTGCACCGATTATGAGTCAGTATGCCGCATTGGAGGGGTTGCGCAACGGGTTTGATGAAGTGGAGCGTATGCGCACTTCATATCGCCAGCGAAGAAATCTTATGATGCATGAGCTTACAAAAATCGGTTTGCCGTATATAAAACCTGAAGGCGCTTTTTATATTTTTGTTGATATTCGTAAAACAGGATTAAGCTCCGAAGAGTTTGCAACAAAGCTTATTTATGACTATCAGGTTGCGGTTGTTCCCGGGAACGTTTTCGGTGCCGGCGCGGAGGGCTTTATTCGGTGTTGCTATGCCACCGACATACAAAAGATAAAAGAGGCACTGCGCAGAATTGCCCTGATGGTGGAAGGTAAACCGCTTGCTTCTGCTTGA
- a CDS encoding Lrp/AsnC family transcriptional regulator produces MHEFQEIIDLLQNDARLTAYDIASMTGKTEDEVKKIIRKLENDGVILKYSAVINTEKIPSEKDAVRAVIEIQVTPEREHGFDALAERIYRFPQVKSLHLMSGGYDLHVVIEGKTLKDVAFFVSEKLATLNGVKSTKTHFVLKTYKENDIFYIEPKKDFREGVLA; encoded by the coding sequence ATGCACGAGTTTCAAGAAATTATTGATTTATTGCAAAATGATGCGCGGCTCACCGCTTATGATATTGCCTCAATGACCGGAAAAACTGAGGATGAGGTGAAAAAGATTATTCGTAAGTTGGAAAATGATGGGGTTATTTTAAAATATTCCGCAGTGATAAATACTGAGAAAATTCCTTCCGAAAAGGATGCGGTGCGGGCGGTTATAGAAATACAGGTAACGCCGGAACGTGAGCACGGGTTTGATGCGTTGGCGGAGAGGATTTATCGGTTTCCGCAAGTGAAGTCTTTGCATCTTATGTCGGGCGGTTATGATTTGCATGTTGTTATTGAGGGTAAAACGTTAAAAGATGTAGCCTTTTTTGTATCTGAAAAGCTTGCAACGTTAAACGGGGTTAAAAGCACGAAGACTCATTTTGTGTTAAAAACATATAAAGAGAATGATATTTTTTATATTGAGCCGAAAAAGGATTTTAGGGAAGGTGTACTGGCATGA
- a CDS encoding PLP-dependent aminotransferase family protein, giving the protein MKKPLYVELYEEFKEKIQEGTLPADSKLPSKRSLARERVISINSVENAYNLLIDEGYVESQERRGYFVANLDLLLSVPAANESAEEKKPVDFCFDFSYQGVGDFPFGIWKKLTGEVLSKEKKSLLFRGQRQGDEALRASIVEYLYHSRGIRGKKENIIISAGTEYLFQILFGLWENAHFGIEDPGFERWSMMFEANRISYVPLPMDTEGIHRKDVEAAGITVLCITPSHQFPTGKIMSMRRRLELLDWAKQKHAWIIEDDYDGEFKYQGRPIPALKSIDVHDKVVYMGTFSNTLSPSFRLSYMLLPDEMTEQYHKKAAYAFCPVPILIQKTLDLFIRRGYFIRHVNRMRKLYKEKRETLLYAVQKHAHMRVEGSEAGLHTLLEWEGEKGEEELVRLARNAGILIHGISNYCIAVKPERPTVILGFAGLSHENIAAGIDALAKAWE; this is encoded by the coding sequence ATGAAAAAGCCGTTATACGTGGAACTGTATGAGGAGTTCAAAGAAAAGATTCAAGAGGGAACTTTGCCCGCCGACAGTAAACTTCCCAGCAAAAGAAGCCTTGCACGAGAGCGGGTAATAAGCATTAACTCGGTAGAAAATGCGTATAATCTTTTAATAGACGAAGGCTATGTGGAATCTCAGGAGCGGCGAGGTTATTTTGTAGCGAATTTAGATTTGCTGCTGAGTGTTCCTGCCGCCAATGAGTCAGCGGAAGAGAAAAAGCCTGTTGATTTTTGTTTTGATTTTTCCTATCAGGGAGTAGGAGATTTTCCCTTCGGCATCTGGAAAAAACTCACAGGAGAGGTGCTGAGTAAGGAGAAGAAAAGCCTTCTTTTCCGCGGGCAACGGCAAGGGGACGAAGCGTTGCGGGCATCCATTGTTGAGTATCTTTATCATTCCCGCGGCATTCGCGGTAAAAAAGAAAATATTATTATCAGTGCGGGCACGGAATATCTTTTCCAAATTCTTTTTGGACTATGGGAAAACGCCCATTTTGGAATTGAAGATCCCGGTTTTGAACGATGGAGTATGATGTTCGAAGCTAATCGCATAAGCTATGTACCTTTGCCGATGGATACAGAAGGAATTCATCGAAAAGACGTTGAAGCGGCGGGAATTACCGTGTTGTGTATCACGCCTTCTCACCAGTTCCCTACCGGAAAAATCATGTCTATGCGGAGGAGGCTTGAACTTTTGGATTGGGCAAAACAAAAACACGCATGGATTATTGAGGATGACTACGACGGGGAATTTAAATATCAGGGAAGACCAATCCCGGCTCTTAAAAGCATTGATGTTCACGACAAAGTTGTATACATGGGCACGTTCTCTAACACATTATCACCGTCCTTTCGGTTAAGTTATATGCTTTTACCCGATGAGATGACGGAGCAATACCATAAAAAAGCTGCCTATGCCTTCTGCCCCGTGCCGATTCTCATTCAAAAAACGTTAGATCTTTTCATACGGCGAGGATATTTTATACGCCATGTAAATCGGATGCGCAAACTCTATAAAGAAAAACGGGAAACGCTGCTTTATGCGGTGCAAAAACATGCACACATGCGGGTGGAAGGCTCGGAAGCGGGTCTTCACACGCTGCTGGAATGGGAGGGAGAGAAAGGGGAAGAAGAATTGGTGCGCTTAGCGAGGAATGCAGGTATTTTGATTCACGGCATATCGAATTACTGCATTGCCGTAAAACCTGAACGCCCTACAGTTATTCTGGGCTTTGCCGGTCTAAGCCATGAGAACATTGCGGCGGGAATCGATGCTTTGGCAAAAGCCTGGGAATAA